A single Sporomusaceae bacterium DNA region contains:
- a CDS encoding efflux RND transporter periplasmic adaptor subunit, with product MATDKKRLIRIVAVVAIVFTAIIAFRIYTNLAANKERAGRVTQGRAVAVVVSAVGRHDIQPVLSFSANLEPSWTADLSPKVDGRLAVLYADEGDKVKAGTVVATLDTDELAPLVSTAEGTVYEKRANLEQAELDLKRAIPLAQQGAISAQALDTARIKRDLAIGQLRAAEGALTQLRARLGNANIVAPRDGVITKRYLQAGYYAKTGSPVVSLADTSSMLVKASVGEAEISQLKIGSSATVRVTALGNREIGGKVTRLTPAASLPIRTFTAEVTVPNAEGVLLAGMFARVEVAGDVRRNVVAVPESALVLREDQKAVYAVLDDNKVQLRILKLGYVGGGWAEVLDGLKEGEQIVTGGQNKLRDGATIERAGGKGE from the coding sequence ACTGACAAAAAGAGACTCATCAGGATCGTTGCGGTTGTCGCAATTGTGTTCACAGCAATTATTGCCTTCCGCATTTATACCAACCTTGCTGCGAACAAGGAGCGGGCGGGGCGTGTGACCCAGGGGCGCGCCGTGGCTGTGGTCGTAAGTGCGGTCGGCCGTCACGACATCCAGCCGGTGTTGAGTTTTTCCGCGAACTTGGAGCCGTCCTGGACGGCCGACCTGTCGCCGAAGGTCGATGGCCGGCTTGCCGTGCTGTATGCCGACGAAGGCGACAAGGTGAAGGCGGGGACGGTAGTTGCTACGCTGGATACCGACGAACTGGCGCCGCTGGTCAGCACGGCCGAAGGCACCGTATACGAAAAACGGGCCAACCTTGAACAGGCCGAACTCGACCTGAAACGGGCAATCCCTCTGGCCCAGCAGGGAGCCATCTCCGCCCAGGCCCTCGATACGGCCAGGATCAAACGCGATCTGGCCATCGGCCAGCTCAGGGCCGCCGAAGGCGCATTGACTCAGCTCAGGGCCAGGCTTGGCAACGCCAATATCGTCGCCCCGCGGGACGGCGTCATCACAAAACGCTACCTGCAGGCGGGCTATTACGCCAAAACGGGGTCGCCGGTCGTCAGCCTGGCTGACACAAGCTCGATGCTTGTCAAGGCTTCCGTCGGCGAAGCGGAAATCAGCCAGCTGAAAATCGGTTCGTCCGCCACCGTCAGGGTGACGGCTCTCGGCAACCGAGAGATCGGCGGCAAGGTGACCCGACTTACCCCGGCGGCGTCGCTGCCTATCCGCACATTTACCGCCGAGGTTACCGTGCCAAACGCCGAGGGAGTGCTGTTAGCCGGTATGTTCGCCAGGGTCGAAGTCGCCGGCGATGTGCGAAGAAATGTAGTCGCCGTGCCGGAGAGCGCACTGGTGCTGAGGGAAGATCAGAAAGCCGTCTATGCTGTTTTGGACGATAACAAGGTTCAGCTCAGGATCCTCAAGCTGGGCTATGTCGGCGGCGGCTGGGCCGAGGTGCTCGACGGCCTGAAAGAAGGCGAGCAGATAGTAACGGGAGGACAGAACAAACTCAGGGACGGGGCGACTATCGAGCGGGCCGGTGGGAAAGGAGAATAA